A segment of the bacterium genome:
GTCGCCGTGCCAGCGCCGTCCGCGGACTGCGGAGGACTGGCCCACGGTGCGGACGGGACGCGAGCCGGTGGGTCACGAGTCCGTTGGCCAGCAAGAGCGGTCATCACTTCTCGCGACCGCGGCTGGTGGCATTGCCGCGCCGACCGGGGACCGATCCCTGCCGGCCGCCCGTCACGACGGCGAACCCGCGAGCTCGTGAAGCGTCCGGATCACCGCTGAGAAATCTTCCTCGCGCCCGCCGGAGCGGGCCTGTTCGATGAGGTCCATCTGCCGCGCCACGGCCGCGGCCGGCATCGCGACCGAAAGCGACTCGGCCAGCCGAAGCACCAGTCCGAAGTCCTTGGACATCAAGCGCAGCGCAAACGTCGCCGGATACTCGCCGCGCATCATGTTCTCGAACTTTGCCTTCTGCGACGGCGACACCACGCTGGTCTGCGCCAGCGCGTCAAGCATGACCTCGGTGTCCAAGCCGGCCTTTCGACCGAGGGCGGTTGCTTCAGCCAGTGCCTCCATGCCCAGGCCCAGCAACGTGTTCGTGACCAGTTTCATGGTGGTCCCGGCACCGTGGCGGCCCATGTAGATGTGGTGGCCGAGCACATCCAGGATTGACCTCTGCTCTTCATAGACGGCCCGGTCACCCCCAACGAAGATCACCAACGTGCCCTGTTCCGCCTGCGGCGTGCTCCCGGACACGGGAGCGTCCATCACGGCCACGCCCTTGGAGAAGGCGGCCGAGGACATCGCCCGCGACGTTTCCGGAAGCACCGTACTGAGATCGATGAAGACGGTCCCCGCCCGTGCGCCCCCCAACAGACCGCCGGCGCCGAGCACCACGTCGCTCACCGCCGCGTCGTCCGCGAGCGAGTACAGCACCGCGTCGGACTGCTCGGCCACTGCCGCCGGAGTATCACGAAGCGACGCGCCCGCCTTGCCCAGCGGCTCGGCCTTGCCCGGGGTGCGATTGTAGACCGTCACCGGAACGCCCCGATCGAGCAACCGCCGAGCCATGCGCGACCCCATCGAGCCCAACCCGACGAACCCGATGCGACGTTCCCTTTCTCTCGGCATGAATATGCCTCCATGACCGTCGACTCATCCGTGGTCAGATCTTGTCGAAGCCGCCGCCTGCATGCATTTGAGACTAATTTCCCCGCGGAAGTCCAAGTTTATTCGGGATCTGTGAAATGACTTCGGCCTAGCCTATCCGTTGCTTCAGGCACCCACGAGTCCGAAAGAACTCGACCGACTCGGGCCGCACAACGTAGTCCATGCACCCTTGTCGCGGCTCCTTCGTAAGATGGCGGTGAAACGGCGGTTCAACTCCATCGTCCCCTCCGAATCGCTGCGGACCTGTGCCCTGAATTTGTTTTGCCCTCTACACGGTCCTCGCTCGTTGCTGTTCGGCAGGAGGCTTCTACCGAACATCTGGAACGCAACGGCGTGACCGACGCCGAGCGCCTCCGCGACATCGAACAGAAACTACGGTGCTGGGGTTACCTGTCACACTACCCCGATGCCGAACATGACGTGGCGTGGCTGCTCGACCAACTGGCCGAGCGGGACGCCCGCATCGCGGAACTGGAGGCACGGCTGCAGCGGAACGACTGGGCGTTCTCGCTGCCGTGAGACGCTCGGATGGGCCACGGCCGCGGCGGTCAGTTAGCCAATGTGGGGCTTCTCGGGAGCCCGATCCATCAAAAAATGGCCGCGCGGGTCCTACCAGCGATCGCCACACCACAAAGGAACGAGGGAACCAGGCGGCGAAACCGCTTGCGACATAGTACCCAACATCGCAGCAGAGGTGACCGTCCCAATGCAGCAGACATTGCAGCGTGTCGCTCTTCTCCCTGCTTCCCCGCGAACGATGGCAGCGAGATTGGATTTCGTCCGCGGACGCCGTGCCCGGCGTCCCATTCTGTCGGTCGGCAACACTCGGAGCGCGCGTAATAGCAACCTGAGGCAGCCGCTGGGGCTTGCGGTGGCCTCCGCGAGTTTCCCCGGGCTCGCGGTGATCTCTGCGGCGGGAAACGTGGAACGTGCGACGGTTCCGGCGCTGCGCAACGTGCTTCGAACGGCCCTGCAGGCGGGGCGCCATATTGTCTTGGACCTCGGCCGCGTGACGTTCTTTGATGAAGCCGGATTTCGCGAGTGCGTGGCCTCCCGGCGACTGTGCCAAAGGAATCAGCACACACTGGCGCTGGTGAACCCGTCGCCCGTCGTTCGGCAAATGGTGCAGATCCTCGACGTGAATCGGGTGCTTACTCCCTTCGCTTCTGCCCGAGACGCGTCGAAGGCACTAATGCGCGGCGCCCGACTTGGCCGGATGTCAGTACCGACTAGGTCGCGCTCGTACGGCGCTTAACCTGCAGCGATCGGAACGAACGATGTAGGCTCATTTCGCCGAAGAACCTCGCGTAGCCGCCCGCTCCAGGGCCAAGCGATTGACTGTGGCGACCTCGGTTGCGCTGAGCCGCTCGACGTTGCCAATCTCGACATCGACGCGCGCCATGACCTCTTTCGAGACGGCCGCCGCCTGCTTCGTCGGCGCGGTGTCGGCGAGAGATACGGTGTTGATCAAGTCCACGAGAGTATCGTTGAGGCCCGCAGGGTTGCGCAACACGTCGCGATCCGACTCGCGACGGACGTCCACCAGCACGGCTTCGACCGCCAGCAGCTGTTCCGCCGCGGCTGCCGCCCGGGCGGCAATGTCGTCTGTGCCGGTCACCGATCCCGCGGCCAGCGCCGCAAGCCGGCGCTTCAGCCGGCGGATGTGATTGACCGTCGCGTGGACTTTCCCGAGCGATACCGTCAATCCCCGCAAAAGTTCGAACTGCTCACGGTACGCCTCCGGCGTCGTCGAGAGGCGCGGATCCCTCACGAGCGAGAACTCCGCGGCCGCCGTCTCCGAGCCGAGCGACATCTCCACACGATATCGGCCCGGCACCACCGTCGGCCCGGCCGTCGGTTCGGCCGGCTCTGCCAGCGGTTTGTTGCGCGGAGGGGCCAGGCTCAAATCGAGCGTCTCGGGCCCCGGATATTTGAGATCCCACACGAACCGGTTGAGCCCGGGGCGAACCGACGGGCGCTTCGCGGCCGGCAAGGTCGTGTCGTCGCTGCGGAAGATCGCAATCGCGACCCCGGAGGCGTCACGGAATGTGAGCGAAATCGGGCCGGAAACGCCTTCGTCCAGCCAGTAATAAATGATCGCGCCGTTCGGCGGGTTCTCTCCGACGTCGAGATATTCGCGCCCGCTCGTCCCGTCCGGCTTGAGAAAGGTTCGGATGCCGCCGCCTACTCCGGAGGCGATCGCGAATGCGACACCGCTTGGCCGGAGGCTTCGCAGGGCGCCGAAATGTAGCTTGGTACGAACCGTCGTGCGCGGCTCGAAGAGGCGACATCCTTCTTTGCCTTCAACGAAGCTTCTTAGCGGCGTGATATCATCCAAGATCCAGAAGGAGCGGCCGTGGGTTCCGGCCACCAGATCCGTCCCCTTGATCTTCAGATCGTAGACCGGCACGACCGGCAGGCTCCCGTCCATGCGCATCCAGCTGCGCCCGTCGTTCAGGGAAAAATACACGCCGGTCTCGGTACCGACGAACAACAGTCCCTTGCGCACCGGATCCGCACGCACGACACGGGTGATCTCGCCGTCCGGGAAATCTCCGTTGATCGACTCGAACCGCCGTCCGCCGTCCGTGCTGCGGAACAGGTACGGCCCGTAATCCGCGAGCTTGTAACGTGTCGCCGCGAGATAGATCGTGTCGGGATCGTGCGGCGAGACCTCGACGCACCCGACATAGGCGAGCTCCGGCATGTCGGGCGGCGTAACGTTCTGCCAGCTTCTGCCGCCGTCCCGCGTCACATGGACGAGCCCGTCATCGGTCGAGGCCCACAATTCCTCCGGCCGGTGCGGTGATGGGGCGAGCGACGCGCATGTCGCGTGTACCTCAGCTCCGGCACTTTCATGCGTGATGTCGCCGCCGGAATATCCTTGACGGCTTTTATCGTCGCGGCTCAAATCTGGTGAAATTTCGTCCCAGCTCGTGCCCTCGTCGCGGCTGCGGAACACGTGGTTCCCGGCCGCGTAGAGAACGCCGCTGTCGTGCGGTGAGAAGATGATCGGGAATGTCCAGGCGAAGCGGTATCGCAGGTGCTTGGGTGCGATGCCGGTCGATTCCTCGGGCCAGACATTGACCAGCCGGATCTGCCGGGTGCGATGATCGTAACGCTGAAGCGCCCCCGCGCCGCCAGGGCTCGAGCCGATCGCGCCGCAATAGACGATGTTCGGATCTTCGGGATTGACGGCAATAAAGCCGCTTTCCCCGGTGCCGGGATAGGTGCAGTCGCCGAGGGTGATCGCGCCCCAGACGGCGGCGCTCGGCACTGAGATCGATGTGTTGTCCTGCTGCGTGCCGTACACGCGATAAGGGTACTGGTTATCTGTGTCGATGCGATAGAACTGCGCCGTCAGCTGATTGTAGATCGACGACCATGTCTCACCGCCGTTCAGGCTAACGCAGGCGCCGCCATCGTTTCCCTCGATCATCCGGTTCGGATCGGCAGGATCGATCCAAAGATCATGGTTGTCGCCGTGCGGCGTCTGGATCTCCGTGAAGCCTCTTCCGCCGTCGGTCGATTTCCAAAGCGCCAGGTTGGCGACGTAGACGGTCTCACCGTGACAGGGATCGGCAAAGACATGCGTGTAGTACCAGGGCCGATGCATGAGGTCGCGATTGGACGAGACGAGCGCCCAGCTCTCGCCGTAATCCTCCGATCGGTAGAGCCCCGTCTTCTCGGCTTCCGTCTCCACCAGCGCCCAGACGCGGCCCGCGCGGGCGGGCGACACCGCAACTCCGATCTTGCCGAGAGGACCCGCCGGCATCCCTGGATACCGCGAAATCTCCGCCCAGCTCTCGCCGCCATCCGTCGAGCGAAAAAGGCCGCTTCCGGGCCCTCCGCTCGACAGGTTCCAGAAGTTCCGGCGCGCCTGCCAAAAAGCCGCAAAGAGGATACGGGGATTGTGCGGGTCCATCGAGAGGTCGACGGCGCCCGAATTGGCGTCTCGGTAGAGCACCTTCCTCCAGGTCTTCCCGCCGTCCTCTGATCGGAAAATCCCGCGTTCCTCGTTCGCGCCGAACACATCGCCGAGCGCGGCGACGTACACGAGATCGGGATCTTGCGGATGGATGCGGATGCGCCCAACGAACCGGCTCTCGCGGAGGCCGAGATGGCGCCAGGTACGGCCGGCATCGGTCGACTTGTAGACACCGTCGCCATAGGAGACATCGAGCCGGATCTCGGTTTCCCCGTTGCCGGCATAAATGACATTGGGATCGGAGGGCGCGACGGCGAGCGCGCCGATCGCGGCCGAGCCGAGATAACCGTCGCTTACGCAGCGCCAATATGTGCCGCCGTCGGTCGTCTTCCAGAGGCCGCCGGCACAGGCGCCGAAATAGAACACGTTACGGTCTGCGGGGTCACCAGCGACGGCGACGACGCGGCCGCCGCGCGGCGGCCCGATGCAGCGCCATTTTAGGCCGTCGAGTTTCGCCCACGAGCCGGAGGGTCTTGCCACGGAGAGTTATATTCGTTTGAATCCGGAATTTCCATTTTGGTTCCTGGGCTCCTTCGATCGAAGGTACTGTAGGTCCTGGAGGAGAACCGCGCGGTGTTCTGATTATGTCGCAGCGACCGAATCTACAGGGAGTTCGGCGGATCAAGAGGAGGAAGACGAATGGACTGGATTGAGAAGCTGTTTCATCTCTCGCCCGACGGCGGGAGCGGTTCGCTGGAGGTCGGCATCGTCGCCGGTGCCGTGGTGGCGCTTGCCCTGATGATCGCGAGCGCCATCAAGATCCGCGCGGCGGTGAAGCACTGGCTCGGTCTCTTAACGTCCCAGCCGCGCGAAAGCGAGCCGACCCGCTGCGGTTAACGCGGCCGGGTTTCTCATTCAACTGTTCAGGCGTCGCGGGGATCGCGCCATCCTTGTTGGCCGGAAGACTGGTCGATGTCCTGCGCGCCAGAGGGCTGACTAGCGCAAGACACGCGTTACCACGGTTGGATGACATGAGTCGCAGCGAGCAGAAGCAGCTGGACCGCGCGACCGGAATAATAGTGTTCCTTCACAGACGAGTGCCACAGCCGGAATGGCTAAAACTGAGTCCTGATGCGGTTGATAGGAACAGGGAAGCAGTAGCGTCCGCAGAAGACGCGCGGCATAGCACCGTTTATCCCGCGCGGCAGATGCGGACAGGGGGCGGTCATGCTGGGTGATGTGTTGCTGAACAGGTTCAAGGATGAGTGCGCGCTGGTGGAGCACCGGTTCGGGGACGGGACGAGCAAACTGGTCCCACACTGGAAGCATGCGCACCCGCCGGTTCGAGATGTCAACAAGCAGGTCCGAGAAAGCTTCTCGCCTCTTGAGCGTGTGGCACTCGCCGTGACGGTGCGTGTGGGCAGCGCGGGCTTCTTCATCATCATCGCCGTGTGGACGATCGTATGGCTCCTCTACAACGTGCTTGCGCCGGCCCGCCTGCGCTTCGATCCAGGGCCCGCGTTCGTACTGTGGCTCTTCATCTCTAACATGCTCCAGATTTTGCTCATGCCATTGATCATGGTGGGCCAGAACTTGCTAAACCGCCATGCTGAGATGCGCGCGGACGCCGACTTCGAGATCAACCAGAAAGCCGAACAGGAGGTTGAAGCAATCCTTCTACACCTCGAGCATCAAACAGCTGCCATCGAGCATCAAGGGGAGCTCACTCTGCAAATCCTTCGACGCCTCGAGAACTCAACCGCTTCCTGAGCCGCGCCGCGCCGAACAACATCAGGACGGTCGACAGCAGGAGTGCGACGTTCCCTTTCTCCCGGCATGAACATGCCTCTATGACTGTCGACTCGTCGCCCGACCAACGGCCCTGAGAGGACGCGCTGGCGTGAGCGCCTTTCCCGTTCGCTTGGGCGAAAGCTATGCGACAGGCGCGACCGACACGTGAGCTGAGACCATGCCGCCGATCGAATTCGTCGTCGCGTTGTTGGTTGTGACGATTCCACTTCTCGCGATTGCTCGTCGCTTTGACATTCCCTATCCCGTCGCGGCTCATCGTCGGGCGGCTCGTGTTGGGCTTCGTGCCACAATTGCCGCGTATTGAACCAAATCCTGATCTCGTGCTCGTTAT
Coding sequences within it:
- a CDS encoding glycosyl hydrolase, whose translation is MARPSGSWAKLDGLKWRCIGPPRGGRVVAVAGDPADRNVFYFGACAGGLWKTTDGGTYWRCVSDGYLGSAAIGALAVAPSDPNVIYAGNGETEIRLDVSYGDGVYKSTDAGRTWRHLGLRESRFVGRIRIHPQDPDLVYVAALGDVFGANEERGIFRSEDGGKTWRKVLYRDANSGAVDLSMDPHNPRILFAAFWQARRNFWNLSSGGPGSGLFRSTDGGESWAEISRYPGMPAGPLGKIGVAVSPARAGRVWALVETEAEKTGLYRSEDYGESWALVSSNRDLMHRPWYYTHVFADPCHGETVYVANLALWKSTDGGRGFTEIQTPHGDNHDLWIDPADPNRMIEGNDGGACVSLNGGETWSSIYNQLTAQFYRIDTDNQYPYRVYGTQQDNTSISVPSAAVWGAITLGDCTYPGTGESGFIAVNPEDPNIVYCGAIGSSPGGAGALQRYDHRTRQIRLVNVWPEESTGIAPKHLRYRFAWTFPIIFSPHDSGVLYAAGNHVFRSRDEGTSWDEISPDLSRDDKSRQGYSGGDITHESAGAEVHATCASLAPSPHRPEELWASTDDGLVHVTRDGGRSWQNVTPPDMPELAYVGCVEVSPHDPDTIYLAATRYKLADYGPYLFRSTDGGRRFESINGDFPDGEITRVVRADPVRKGLLFVGTETGVYFSLNDGRSWMRMDGSLPVVPVYDLKIKGTDLVAGTHGRSFWILDDITPLRSFVEGKEGCRLFEPRTTVRTKLHFGALRSLRPSGVAFAIASGVGGGIRTFLKPDGTSGREYLDVGENPPNGAIIYYWLDEGVSGPISLTFRDASGVAIAIFRSDDTTLPAAKRPSVRPGLNRFVWDLKYPGPETLDLSLAPPRNKPLAEPAEPTAGPTVVPGRYRVEMSLGSETAAAEFSLVRDPRLSTTPEAYREQFELLRGLTVSLGKVHATVNHIRRLKRRLAALAAGSVTGTDDIAARAAAAAEQLLAVEAVLVDVRRESDRDVLRNPAGLNDTLVDLINTVSLADTAPTKQAAAVSKEVMARVDVEIGNVERLSATEVATVNRLALERAATRGSSAK
- a CDS encoding NAD(P)-dependent oxidoreductase — protein: MPRERERRIGFVGLGSMGSRMARRLLDRGVPVTVYNRTPGKAEPLGKAGASLRDTPAAVAEQSDAVLYSLADDAAVSDVVLGAGGLLGGARAGTVFIDLSTVLPETSRAMSSAAFSKGVAVMDAPVSGSTPQAEQGTLVIFVGGDRAVYEEQRSILDVLGHHIYMGRHGAGTTMKLVTNTLLGLGMEALAEATALGRKAGLDTEVMLDALAQTSVVSPSQKAKFENMMRGEYPATFALRLMSKDFGLVLRLAESLSVAMPAAAVARQMDLIEQARSGGREEDFSAVIRTLHELAGSPS
- a CDS encoding DUF1003 domain-containing protein — encoded protein: MLGDVLLNRFKDECALVEHRFGDGTSKLVPHWKHAHPPVRDVNKQVRESFSPLERVALAVTVRVGSAGFFIIIAVWTIVWLLYNVLAPARLRFDPGPAFVLWLFISNMLQILLMPLIMVGQNLLNRHAEMRADADFEINQKAEQEVEAILLHLEHQTAAIEHQGELTLQILRRLENSTAS